ATGGACATCGCTCGAACGTACCGGTCGACGAACCAGATGCGCAAGCTACTCCGGTCGGAACGACAGACCGGATCGTCGTTCGACCTCTCACCCCGGCGGCGGCTCCGGCTGTATCGCCGCGGCTTCTGAGTAAGTCCGGCGTGCTCTACGACTTCGAGTCGAACAATCCCAACGCATACCTCTCGGACTACCAACGGTTCGTCGGGACGAAACGGATCAACGGCCACTGGAACGCGCTGATCGACAACAAACTCGCCTTCCACCGGGTGCTCGGCGAGTTTCCCGACCACCGACCGGCGGTGTACGGACTGCTCGCTGACGGGCGCTTCCACACGTTCGATCCCGCCGACGAGCAGGCAGCGCTGACTGACGGGGGGATCGAACTCGAGCACTCATCCGAGACGATGACCGGGCCGCCGACTGGGACGCCGATCGACTGGATCGACGAGACCCTCTCGGAGGGAGACCGGCTCGTGTTGAAGTGGTTCAGCGGCGGCGGCGGGAACAACGTTCACTTCCTCGAGCGAGCTGACGGTGAGTACCTGTTCGACGGCGAGCCGACGACCGAGTCCGATCTCGCCGAGACGCTCGCGGGCCTCGAGAACTACCTCGTCTGCGAGTTCGTCGAACAGGCCGACTACGCGGCCGAGTTGTTCCCCGACGCGGCGAACACGCTCCGGGTCCTGACGATGTACGACGAACGGGAAGGGGAGGCGTTTATCCCGATCGCGATTCACCGGATCGGAACGCAGGACTCCGCGCCAGTGGACAACTTCTCGAACGGCGGGCTAAGTGCCCTGATTGACCGCGAGACCGGCAGTCTCGGTGAAGGTGCCGAGTATCCCCACGACGGGGCCGTCGACTGGCACGAAACCCACCCTGGGACCGGCGCTCGCATCGAGGGGACGACGATTCCGGGCTGGGAAGGGATTCGCGATCGGCTGCTCGAGATCGCAGAAACGCTCTCTCACGTCCCCTATGTCGGCTGGGATCTGGTCGTCACCGACGAGGGTGAGTTCCAGATCATCGAGGCCAACAGCTATCCGGGCGTCGCCTCGTTACAGGTTCACCGACCGCTGCTGGCCGATGCCCGAACGCGACGATTCTACCGGAATCACGGCGTCCTCTAAGCCGGAGGGGGTTGTATTTGATCGGGCGACTGTCACGGAAACACCCAATACAGGTTTCACGAGTGACAGCGTACACTAGCGTGGTACTATCATGCAAGGGAATCAAATCCTGCTCCTCGCCGGTGACTTCGTCGAGGACTACGAGATCATGGTCCCGTTTCAGGCGCTCGAGATGGTCGGCCACGAGGTCCACGCCGTCTGCCCCGAGAAGGAGGCCGGCGACACCTGTCCGACCGCAATTCACGACTTCGAGGGCGACCAGACCTATACCGAGAAGCCGGGGCACAATTTCGAACTGAATCATGACTTCGACGCCGTCGACCCGTCTGAGTACGACGCGCTGGTCGTGCCGGGCGGTCGCGCACCCGAGTATCTCCGGACCTACGACGAGGTCCTCGAGTACGTTCGCCACTTCTTCGAGGCGGACAAACCCGTCGCGGCGCTGTGTCACGGCGTTCAGATCCTCGCCGCCGCGGACGTCCTCGAGGGTCGGACCTGTACGGGCTATCCGGCACTCGAGACGGACGTACGGATTTCTGGCGGCGACTGGGCCGAGGAAGTCACGCGCGACGGCAACCTCGTGACGGGGCAGGCGTGGCCGGACCATCCCGAGTGGCTCGCCGAATTCCTCGAGTGTCTCGGGACGGACATCGACCACGCCGAACCGGCGACCGCGGACGACTGAACTGGCGGCCGCGAATGACCGCCCGCGAGTCCCGTCGTATGGCGGCTCACGACGGTGACACCGGCGACGCGAGTCGGCGCGCTTTTTCCGCCCCGGTCCCCAGTCTCGAGTATGAACGCAGCGACGGTCGACGACCTGCTCACCCGTGAGCTCCGCGACGATCGGATCGGACTCGTCGACGCGACGGGCCGGGAGTACGACTACCACTGGCTGTGTACGACCGCCTGGAAGGCCGGCAACTTCCTGCGCCATGCGGGCGTTCGCAACGGCGTTACCGTCGGTGTCGTTGGTGACGGCCCCCTCGCACTGCTCGCCTTCTTCGGCACGACATTGCTCGAGGGGACCACCCGGTTCGAGCCGCCGACCGATCTCACTGACGAGGACGACTTCCGGACCCTCGTCGCAGCTGTCGATGAACTCGAGGGCTACGAGTTACCACGGGGCGCACAGCGCGTCGGCTACGGTGACGAACCCGACGCACCGGGCGTCCACCACTTCGACGCGGGCCTCTGGAGCGAGAACCCCTCGTTCCCCCCGCTGTCAATCGACCCCGAGACGATCATCCTGACCGACGGCGATCGGACCGTCACGCACGAGGGAGTGCTTGAAGCCGCACGCGAGGTCGTCACAGAGACCGATCTCGAGGCGGACGATCGCGTTGTCGTTCGCGCGCCGCTGTCGGACCCTCGGACCGTCGCGGCTGGCGTGATCGCGCCGTTGCTGGCCAGAGGCGTGATCGTGCTTCCGGACAACGCAGACGAGAGTGGGGACGAACGAGGGACCTATGCCGTCTCGAGCGCATCCGTCGAGTCGGTTCCCGAACCGAATCGGATCGACCTCGACGCGGTGTCGCTCCCCTGACGGCGGCCGGTTCTCGCCGATTTCCACAGTCCCGATCAGAGCTCTCGGTACAGCAGCCCGTCGACGGCGGGTCCCGACAGAACCTCGCCATCGTGGGTGAACCGCGAGCCGTGGCAGGGGCAGTCCCATGTCTCCTCAGCGTCGTTCCACCGGACGAGACAGCCCATGTGCGGACAGGTGGCTGAGACGGCGTGGGTCGTCCCGTCTTCGTCGCGGTAGAGGCCCACTGGCTGGCTCGCGCGCCGGACGACGCGCGCGTCGCCGCGAGGAAGGTCAGCCGTCTCGTCGCTTCCGAGCGACGCCAGCAGCGACTTGATTCGGTCGCCGACGAAACTGCCGCCGACTTTGGCGTTTTCCTCGAGGAAACTCTTCGCTGACGCGCCGGGCGTGAGCCGCTGGGGATCGAACACGTCGGCCCAGGGGTTCGATCCCTCAACGATCAGATCGGCGAGGATCATCCCCGCAGCGGTGCCGTTCGTCATCCCCCAGCCTTTGAACCCGGTGCCGACGTAGACGTTCTCGGCCAGCGGATCGATCCGTCCGATGAAGGGCACGTGATCGACCGGCGAGTAGTCCATCGTCGACCAGCGGTATTCGATCGATTCAACATCGAAGTGCTCGCGAGCGAACGCCTCGCAGCGCCGATACCGCTCGGAGGTCGGTACGCCGTCGACGCTCGGCTTGTGGCTCTGTCCGCCGACGATCAGGAGTTCCTCGTCCTCGTCGTCTGTGCTCCCCTCAGTTACCGGATACCGCCGTATCGTCGCCGGGGGCGAGGCGGTGTTGTAGTACATCCCCTCCGGGGGCGTCCCGTCGATGCGGACCGCGAGCAGGTACGCGCGGTGGGGATGCATCCGCGCGAAGTAGCCGGCGCGGTCGAAAACGGGGAAGTGTGTCGCGACGACGACGTCGTCGGCGACGACATCACCGCGTTCCGTTTCGACGCGACACGGGGAGCCGGGCTCGATATCGAGCGCGCGCGTCTCCTCGAACACGTAGCTGTCGTCGCCGTGAATTTGTTCTGCGATCGAAAGGAGGTACTTCCGCGGGTGAAACGCCGCCTGTTCGTCGAATCGGACCGCACCGTCGACGTCGTAGGGAAGCGGGGTTTCTTCGACGTACGAGGCGGGGAGCCCGAGTCGTTGGGCCGCGTCGACCTCGTCGCGGACCTGCGAGATGTCGTCGGCCGAGGCCGCGTAGGTGTAGGCTTCCGTGCGCTGGAAGTCGCAGTCGATGCTCCCGTCTTCGACGCGCCGCTCGACTTCGTCGATCGCCGCCTCGTTCGCTTCGGCGTACTGTCTCGCCTTCCCCGCTCCGAACTGGGAAACGAGCGTGTCGTAGAGCAGCCCATGCTGGGAGGTGAGTTTGGCCGTCGTGTGGCCAGTGGTGCTCTCGACGATCCGATCCAACTCGAGGACCGCGACGGTCCGACCGGCCTCTTGCAGATTGATCGCCGCGCTCAATCCAGTGATGCCCCCGCCGATGACCGCGACATCGACGTCAAGGCCGCCCTCGAAGGGGTCGTAGTCGGTCGTCGGGGTCGTAGCGAGCCACAGCGACTCCTGTCGCGGGGAGTCCGATTCGAGTGTGTTATCGTCCGACATTGGGATCAGCGAGTCGTGCTATCCACACTCGAGGAAAAAGGGGTCGGGGGTGATCGATACCGACGGCAACGCTCTCGAGACAGGCAGTGACTCGAGACAGTCACGCTCCCCGTCGGAATTGTTTATCCTGCCGTTCGTGGTCGCTTCGGCTATGCCAGACGTCGCAATCGTCGGCGGCGGTGCCGCCGGCCTGAGCGCAGCGCTGTTCACCGCGAAGAACGGCCTCGAGACGGTCGTCTTCGACACTGACGAGACGTGGATGCACAAGGCCCACCTGTTCAACTACCCCGGAATTCGAAGCATCAGCGGGAGCGAGCTCATGGAACTCATGCGTGGCCAGGTCCGCGACCGCGGTGCCGACGTGCGCGTCGGCGAGGAAGTGACCGATGTCGATCCAGGCGACGACGGGTTCCGAGTCGAAACCGACGATGGCGAGTACGACGCCGACTACGTCGTGCTCGCGACCGGTGCCGATCGCTCCATGGCCGAGGACCTCGCGGTCGAGTTCGACGACGACGGCACCGTTGACGTCGACCTGGACACGGAGACGAGCATCGACGACCTGTACGCGACGGGTGCGATGGTCCGGGACGAGGAGTGGCAGGCCGTCATCGCCGCGGGCGACGGCGCGTCGGCGGCGCTGGACATCCTCAGCAAGGAGAAGGGCGAGCACTTCCACGATTTCGACGTGCCCGACGACGTGCCGTGATCGAACGGAGCGAGCGGCGGAACCGATTCGGATTTCGTCCGCATTCGAACGGTGAAAACGGCCGACAGCGCCACGCCTGCGTGTTCGGGGGGTGTGACTAAGCGACTACTCGGTGATAGTTCATCTATGGTAATGAACGATCTTCACCAGCTGTTCGTCCACAAGCTCGCACAACAGTACTACATCGAACAGGAACTCGTCGAGACGCTCGACGAGATGGCTCGAAACACGACCAACGACCGGATGAGCCAGGGCTTTGCCGACCACCGCGACGAGACTCAAACGCAGATCCAGCGCCTCGAGGACGTCTTCGCGGCGCTCGACCGACCCGCGGAAGCGCGAGACTGCGCCATCCTCGACGGCCTCGAGGAAGACCGGCGCGAACTCGAGGCCGAGATCGAAGACGACGAGATGTTGAACATGGTCTACCTAAATGCGGGGATGATGACCGAGCGCGTCGAGATGACGGCCTATGAGGGGCTGACGACGATCGCGGAACAGCTCGAACTCGGCAACGACGTCCAGCGACCGCTCGAGTCGAACTACGACGAGGAGAAATCCGCCTTCCGCGAACTCGAGACGCTGGCGACGGCGAAGGATATGAAGTCGCTGTGGGATCGGCTGACGCCGTCGTAAGCTGTGTTACGTACCGATACCGGGGATCTCCCCGGTTCTCATCCCTACGTGAGCGCCGGCACTGGACACGGTTCGCGAGCGCTCGTAGTCATTCCGGGCATTGGTGACGCGATGTTTTCCGGAGCGTATCCGCCGTTTTCGGGCTGGGCACTCGCGACGTACTTCGCTCGCTACCTCGACGAGTATACCGTGTACCTGCTCAGCCGGCAGCGCGGACTTCCGGCGGGGTATGACGCGGACGACGCCGTCGCGACCCACCGCCGAGCGCTCGAGTCGATCGCGGACGAAAGCAAGGCAATCGACGTCATCGGCATTTCGATGGGCGGGCTGATCGGCCAAGAACTGGCCCGCTGGCGCCCCGAACTGGTCGGCCACCTCGTACTCGCGAACAGCGGCTGTCGCCTCGACGCCGACGCTCACTCGACGATCCGTCGCTTCGAAAAATATGCCCGAGAGCACGATTGGGCGTCGATCAGATCGGCGCTCGCTGCCGCGATGTTCTCGGACGGCCGCGCAGTCACGTACCCGCTAACCGTCCAGACCGTCGGTCGATTTCTCCAGCCACGACCCGCCGACCCCGCCGACGTATGGCGGTCGCTCGAGTTCATCCTCGAGTTCGATAGCTGCGATCGCCTCGACGAGATCGAGCGGCCGACGCTCGTATTCGGCGGCGACCGCGATCCGTTCTTCACGCCATCGATCGCGCGCGAGACCGCAGATCGGATCCCCGACGGAGAGCTGACGCTCGTGCCAGGCGCGAAACACGCCGCCTTCCACGAACGAAAACTGACGTTCGATTCACGGGTTCGCTCGTTCCTCGAGCGCTAATCGTTCTTCTCGGCGCTGTCGATCAGTTCTGATCGTTCCGCGAGCCAGTCGTAGACCCGCGGCCAGCCGTCCTCGTGGGCCTCGACCGAGACCGAGAGTCCCACGTGACTAACCGGGTGGCCATGGAAGATACCTGTATACGAAGACGGACGACTGTCAGCCGTCTCCCTGCACTGTTCACGCGATTTCGACCGGACATCGGCGAGCAGTTCGCTCACGCTCTCGGCGGCGAGCAGCGGCCTGCGGGCCGTGTAGCATGCTCTCCGAAAATACCTCTAACACCGCTCTGTGGCCCGTTTCTGTCCTCTCACTCGCATTCGCAGCGTGATCGGTCACCGCAACAGCATTATACTCTTCGAGTGAATATCCCTCGGCAATGATGTACGAGGCGGTCCTGTTCGACTTCGACGGGGTCGTGGTCGAGACCCCGTCGTCCAAGCGGCTCTCCGACGCCCTCGGCCGAACGTACGAGAAACTCGACCGGTCCGGGCCGGCCGCCGAGACGCTTCAGGAACTCATGTGCGGCGACTTCGAGTCGATCGCCGACCGCTGTCACGGCCTCGGTATCGAAACGGACGTGTTCTGTGCCCAGGCCGCCCGCGAGATGGTCCGCACCCAACGCGAAGAGGTAGAACGCGGGTTGCGGTCGGCATACGACGATGTCACCGCGGTGCGGTCGCTCGACCGGCCACTCGGCATCGTCAGCGACAACCACCCAACCGTCGTCTCGACGCTACTCGATCGGTTCGGGCTCCGATCGCTGTTCGAGACCATATATGGCTGTCCGTTGACCCCCGACGGGCTATCCCGACGGAAGCCCGATCCGACGAACATCGAGGCCGCGATGGACTCCCTCGAGGCGGACGACGCGCTGTACGTCGGCGACCGAGCCGTCGACATCCGGGCGGCCGACAACGCGGGCATCGATTCAGTGTTGCTCTCGCGGTCCGGGGACGGAGGGATCGACGAGGACGTGGACCCGACCTACCGCCTCCCGTCGCTCTCAGGGCTTCCCTCGGTCCTCGAGTGAGCGGATCGACTCTCGGTACCGGCGAGAGAGGGCTGACCCGACAGTGCGAATGAGGGCCCCATGGCAGATTCGTGGCCGCGCTTTTTCCGCCCGCTCGCCGTACTCGGCGTATGGAACCCGACGACACCTGGACGACCCTCCGTCAGCAGTGCGAGACCCTCGAGCCGGGTGCCGAACTGGTGACGCCCGTCTCCGAGCGCCCGTTCGAGATCGAACAGGCCGATGACGACCGGATCGTCGTCCGGTTCGGCGACAGTGGCGAGACGCGGCCGCTCTGGCGCGAACAGTTCGTCGTCTTCCTCGAGCAACTCAACGAGGGGGCGGTCTCTATCGAGCACCTCCAGCCGGGCGTCGAGCCGTACGCGAGCGTCGTGACGCTCGCCGACGAGTACACCGCCGACGAGGAGATGATCAGCTACGATCCCGACGCTGGCGGCGGCGAGAGCCCGTTTCTCGTTCCCCCGGCGGCCGCGCGGGACCAGCCAGAACGGGTCCACGACGACGCCCTGTTGCTGGCGGCACTGCTCGAGGCCCTCGACACCGACGATCCCGCGGCCCTCGACACCGACTCGCTGACCGATCTCTACGTGCTCGCGTCGGACGTCCAACACGGCTCCAATCGAGTCCGTCGATCGGCTCGGGACCCCCTGCTCGAGCGACTCGGTCCCGACCAGGAGCTCCACGGGCGGTACGGCACCGTCCGGCGGACGACGCGGGAGCGTCGCAAGCCAAAGGACGCGGAGACAATCTTCGCCGCCCTCGACGACTACGGGATCCCCCGCGAGTGGGTCACGGGCGTCGACCGAGACAAGGTAGACGTCGTCCTCGCGGTGACCGACCTCGAGGAGAGCGAGGTCTACGACGTCGATGAGGACGTCTATGTCCAGAAGACCGGCGTCGACGAGGACGAGAAGTACTCACGACTGCAGGGGATCGCCGATCGGATCGACGACCTCGAGGGCACCGAGGGCGAGGACCTACGGGAGGAACTCGACGACATCGAGAACCGGATCGAAGAGGCGCTGTCCGCCGGGTAGCCGCTCGACGGGCTGTCGCCGATCATATCACCGACAGCGTTTGTGACGCCACTGCCATCGTACGGCTCGATCCGCTATAGTGCTCGATCCGCTATAGTGGCTGTCCAGTTACAGGGGAACACATACGACGGCTCTCCGGCAGAGAACCGGACGCATGGCGACTATCGAGACCGTCCTCTCGTCGATTTTCAGTACGATTCCCGAGCTCCACTCCGGCCAGCTCGGACTGCTTTCGGGCGTTCTCGTCGGCATCCTCTACTGGCACGGGTACCGCCGGTCATCACTCGCTCTCCTCACTGGGTTCTATCTGTTAGCACTCGGTATTGCGCCCGTTCCCACGAGGGGACTGATCGTGGTTCAGTCGAAACCGTGGTACTTCTGCTCGTTTCTGCTCCTCACCTCGCTCAGTGCGATTAGCGGATACGCCGTCTGGGGGCGGGTGGCACGCTCGAGTCGACTTCGAACCCGGCGGTCGGACAGCAGACGATCGGACAGCGGACGATCGGACAGCGGGCCGTCAGACTGGTAGCCACGAGTAGTCCGCCTCAGCAGTGACTCGCTCGTTCGATATTCGTTTCAGTCGTCCGTCCGTAGCCCGGATCGAGAACGAATGCGCACTCGTCGACGCGGAACCGGAACGCGCCTCCTGATGGCGCTGATCGGCTGCCTGCTACTGCTGTGGTATCTCGGGCTGGCAGCGCTCAGCTACTGGGCGCTGTCCGTGCTCCGGATTTCCGCACCCGGCCCCGCGACGACGCTTCTAGTGGTCGCCGGGATCGGTCTCATCGGCGGCTATCTGAGCTACCTGTTTGGGACGAAACAGTTGCTATCGAGGCTCGATGCGGTCGAATTGCCGCGATCGCACGCGCCCGGATTCTACCGGCGACTCGACGACCTCGAGTCGCGAATGGGCGTCGACTCGCCAACCGTCGTGATCGCGCGACTGCCGATGCCCAACGCCTTTGCGCTGGGCAGTCGACGCGACGGCGTCGTCGTGCTCGATCGGTCGCTCTTTGGGCTCCTGTCGCTCGACGAACTCGAGGCGCTCGTGGCGCACGAACTCGCCCATCTCGAGCGCTACGACGCGTTCGTGCAGACGCTCGCCTACAGCGTCTTCCGGACCGTGGCCGGACTCGTCTTCCTGCTACTGACGCCACTGCTGTTACCGATCGCGGGGGTCGCTCGAGCGATCGCGTGGATCCGTGGTGACCCACAGTCGTGGTCGCGGACGGCCCTCGGCCGACTACTGAAGCTCATCGAAGGCGGCGTCGTAGTCTGCTTTCTCCTCGTGACACTGGTCGTCCGAGCCCACTCGCGACGGCGGGAGTACGCCGCCGACGATCGGGCCGCCGCCGTCACCGGACGGCCGGTCGCGCTCGCCCGCGCGCTCTGGACGATCCAATGCACCGCGGAACCGTCGGCGGGGTTGCTCGCTCCCCTGTACGTTCACACCGATGACGACGAGACGTGGCAGCGGTTGCTC
This genomic stretch from Natrinema sp. SYSU A 869 harbors:
- a CDS encoding sugar-transfer associated ATP-grasp domain-containing protein, which produces MGHALGVIVDGHRSNVPVDEPDAQATPVGTTDRIVVRPLTPAAAPAVSPRLLSKSGVLYDFESNNPNAYLSDYQRFVGTKRINGHWNALIDNKLAFHRVLGEFPDHRPAVYGLLADGRFHTFDPADEQAALTDGGIELEHSSETMTGPPTGTPIDWIDETLSEGDRLVLKWFSGGGGNNVHFLERADGEYLFDGEPTTESDLAETLAGLENYLVCEFVEQADYAAELFPDAANTLRVLTMYDEREGEAFIPIAIHRIGTQDSAPVDNFSNGGLSALIDRETGSLGEGAEYPHDGAVDWHETHPGTGARIEGTTIPGWEGIRDRLLEIAETLSHVPYVGWDLVVTDEGEFQIIEANSYPGVASLQVHRPLLADARTRRFYRNHGVL
- a CDS encoding DJ-1/PfpI family protein, which gives rise to MQGNQILLLAGDFVEDYEIMVPFQALEMVGHEVHAVCPEKEAGDTCPTAIHDFEGDQTYTEKPGHNFELNHDFDAVDPSEYDALVVPGGRAPEYLRTYDEVLEYVRHFFEADKPVAALCHGVQILAAADVLEGRTCTGYPALETDVRISGGDWAEEVTRDGNLVTGQAWPDHPEWLAEFLECLGTDIDHAEPATADD
- a CDS encoding FAD-dependent oxidoreductase, translating into MSDDNTLESDSPRQESLWLATTPTTDYDPFEGGLDVDVAVIGGGITGLSAAINLQEAGRTVAVLELDRIVESTTGHTTAKLTSQHGLLYDTLVSQFGAGKARQYAEANEAAIDEVERRVEDGSIDCDFQRTEAYTYAASADDISQVRDEVDAAQRLGLPASYVEETPLPYDVDGAVRFDEQAAFHPRKYLLSIAEQIHGDDSYVFEETRALDIEPGSPCRVETERGDVVADDVVVATHFPVFDRAGYFARMHPHRAYLLAVRIDGTPPEGMYYNTASPPATIRRYPVTEGSTDDEDEELLIVGGQSHKPSVDGVPTSERYRRCEAFAREHFDVESIEYRWSTMDYSPVDHVPFIGRIDPLAENVYVGTGFKGWGMTNGTAAGMILADLIVEGSNPWADVFDPQRLTPGASAKSFLEENAKVGGSFVGDRIKSLLASLGSDETADLPRGDARVVRRASQPVGLYRDEDGTTHAVSATCPHMGCLVRWNDAEETWDCPCHGSRFTHDGEVLSGPAVDGLLYREL
- a CDS encoding FAD-dependent oxidoreductase — protein: MPDVAIVGGGAAGLSAALFTAKNGLETVVFDTDETWMHKAHLFNYPGIRSISGSELMELMRGQVRDRGADVRVGEEVTDVDPGDDGFRVETDDGEYDADYVVLATGADRSMAEDLAVEFDDDGTVDVDLDTETSIDDLYATGAMVRDEEWQAVIAAGDGASAALDILSKEKGEHFHDFDVPDDVP
- a CDS encoding DUF892 family protein, translated to MNDLHQLFVHKLAQQYYIEQELVETLDEMARNTTNDRMSQGFADHRDETQTQIQRLEDVFAALDRPAEARDCAILDGLEEDRRELEAEIEDDEMLNMVYLNAGMMTERVEMTAYEGLTTIAEQLELGNDVQRPLESNYDEEKSAFRELETLATAKDMKSLWDRLTPS
- a CDS encoding alpha/beta hydrolase, encoding MSAGTGHGSRALVVIPGIGDAMFSGAYPPFSGWALATYFARYLDEYTVYLLSRQRGLPAGYDADDAVATHRRALESIADESKAIDVIGISMGGLIGQELARWRPELVGHLVLANSGCRLDADAHSTIRRFEKYAREHDWASIRSALAAAMFSDGRAVTYPLTVQTVGRFLQPRPADPADVWRSLEFILEFDSCDRLDEIERPTLVFGGDRDPFFTPSIARETADRIPDGELTLVPGAKHAAFHERKLTFDSRVRSFLER
- a CDS encoding HAD family hydrolase encodes the protein MMYEAVLFDFDGVVVETPSSKRLSDALGRTYEKLDRSGPAAETLQELMCGDFESIADRCHGLGIETDVFCAQAAREMVRTQREEVERGLRSAYDDVTAVRSLDRPLGIVSDNHPTVVSTLLDRFGLRSLFETIYGCPLTPDGLSRRKPDPTNIEAAMDSLEADDALYVGDRAVDIRAADNAGIDSVLLSRSGDGGIDEDVDPTYRLPSLSGLPSVLE
- a CDS encoding M48 family metalloprotease — protein: MALIGCLLLLWYLGLAALSYWALSVLRISAPGPATTLLVVAGIGLIGGYLSYLFGTKQLLSRLDAVELPRSHAPGFYRRLDDLESRMGVDSPTVVIARLPMPNAFALGSRRDGVVVLDRSLFGLLSLDELEALVAHELAHLERYDAFVQTLAYSVFRTVAGLVFLLLTPLLLPIAGVARAIAWIRGDPQSWSRTALGRLLKLIEGGVVVCFLLVTLVVRAHSRRREYAADDRAAAVTGRPVALARALWTIQCTAEPSAGLLAPLYVHTDDDETWQRLLSTHPSTDDRIERLLERARTARSRTRER